One Melospiza georgiana isolate bMelGeo1 chromosome 12, bMelGeo1.pri, whole genome shotgun sequence genomic window carries:
- the MAMLD1 gene encoding mastermind-like domain-containing protein 1 yields the protein MLLVSQRVEAPRMEPHIPLQGSIKRKLEDDSSPASSGVPDVTFPNDSKRLCLDDVNLAMGQGANPSMACPEMQSSPFPTGHSTSSLGVTGHPVLLENNHMNGGGIGSPFSVPANTEINQKGSIGGQTNNIVHYDEKGNSLQSVDQELQDLLEELTKMPDPSPNDLDLEKILCSKAEDPLGLSHSQPNINTTPKSSPQTSHLENHVANKDFSPGCNPTSGGSPQMRPSSAGANFQVPPSNKPAASPISTAAQNKNQPPPMLPVPLPSMPGSNWHAQQLKQLAASKQVSGTKQQVQAPSWPTMSPPGLSPPYRAGSSPHHQPFSPQNVMVSGMPANNLPGNNIQSPQNTLLSSMTSSSTPSNGPSPPYGSEKLSSPALSQQPFSPQSSMLPALTAASLPASSIKSPQNNLVASMTSTNTGPSPPYRPEKLSSPALHQQPFSPQGTIISNITPTSNPTNMQNSLFKSMTTNQTKNMNIIMQQPSSSLQPGLVNESPVSQDQFSFNNTKPLSHFASESATQKMSPLTAGQGQQSLIHYLQQQQQQQQSPATQQPQQNSSSQFLQQQFRQLMQPHRMQRQMQAATLPSQSRQDQSPGIVARLQEPGSIPSGGSVPAAATVNGYTMRNHLLKQQIMKRQLMQEKQRQNMLGVTSEQRSLFAAQQINQFQAVQQPIPADCNQVLPAPPPNHRMLPSNPAMLQSTLGSGMASAPASQSSGTMVMMPHNPGKQQGIFPPNSDFNIPLRPSQNSLGMTSGCQTGHSHSSVRPGMPMGGFSSGSLANHSAAQQHLRQPSMPRIPNVYPNSSAQMWTPTTVPRMPNQSQMDTSMQQFSGNTVFSKQGVRPSTPGQAFSQQAVVPPNQIAPGIQVRQMQKLSMGQSGQGLSSMSNQNLRHNLTRGPLPAMNVMKSLPQGVSSFNPAPGLGPPSYPSTGQPDAFSRMSSAAELPQYDFVSQHSNSIMPANCSDTDFLDSLMKNSSSSNDEEWLNNLTMIDDILGQHAQSSGHV from the exons TTACAGGGATCCATTAAAAGAAAACTGGAAGATGATagctctcctgcctccagtGGTGTGCCTGATGTCACTTTCCCAAATGACAGTAAAAGACTTTGTCTTGATGATGTAAACCTTGCCATGGGCCAAGGCGCCAATCCCAGCATGGCATGTCCAGAAATGCAAAGTTCTCCATTCCCCACGGGTCACAGCACTTCTTCCCTGGGAGTCACAGGgcacccagtgctgctggaaaacaATCACATGAATGGGGGTGGCATTGGCTCCCCGTTCTCAGTGCCAGccaacacagaaataaatcagaagGGGTCAATAGGAGGGCAAACCAACAACATTGTCCATTACGACGAGAAAGGAAACAGCTTACAGTCTGTAGACCAAGAGCTGCAAGATCTATTGGAAGAGCTGACCAAAATGCCTGATCCTTCTCCCAATGACCTGGATCTGGAGAAGATTTTGTGCAGCAAGGCTGAAGATCCACTTGGTCTGAGTCATTCCCAACCAAACATAAATACCACTCCAAAGTCCTCCCCGCAGACTTCCCACTTAGAGAACCATGTTGCTAACAAAGatttttctccaggctgcaaTCCAACCAGTGGAGGATCCCCTCAGATGAGACCATCATCTGCTGGAGCTAACTTCCAGGTTCCTCCCTCAAACAAACCTGCTGCATCACCCATCTCTACAGCAGCTCAGAACAAAAACCAGCCACCGCCGATGCTCCCAGTGCCCTTGCCCAGCATGCCAGGCTCCAACTGGCACGCTCAGCAGCTAAagcagctggcagccagcaagCAGGTGTCTGGTACCAAGCAACAAGTACAGGCTCCCAGCTGGCCAACTATGTCTCCTCCTGGTCTCTCTCCGCCTTACAGGGCAGGATCATCCCCACACCATCAACCTTTCAGTCCTCAAAATGTTATGGTGTCTGGCATGCCTGCTAATAATTTACCAGGAAACAACATTCAGAGTCCTCAAAACACTCTGCTTTCAAGCATGACTTCCAGCAGCACCCCATCGAATGGCCCCTCTCCCCCCTACGGCTCTGAGAAGCTCTCCAGTCCAGCTCTGAGCCAGCAGCCCTTCAGCCCTCAGAGCTCCATGCTGCCTGCTCTGACAGCAGCCAGCTTGCCAGCCAGCAGCATTAAAAGCCCACAGAACAACCTGGTTGCCAGCATGACCTCCACAAATACCGGACCTTCTCCACCGTACAGGCCAGAGAAGCTGTCgagccctgctctgcatcaGCAGCCCTTCAGTCCTCAAGGTACAATAATCTCCAACATCACTCCCACCAGCAATCCCACAAATATGCAGAACTCGCTTTTTAAATCAATGACTACAAACCAGACCAAAAATATGAACATAATTATGCAACAGCCATCCAGTAGCTTACAGCCAGGTCTGGTGAATGAGAGCCCTGTTAGCCAAGACCAGTTTTCTTTCAACAACACCAAACCACTGTCTCACTTTGCCTCAGAGTCAGCTACTCAAAAAATGTCCCCTCTGACGGCAGGACAAGGGCAGCAGTCCCTCATTCACtatctccagcagcagcagcagcagcagcagtcccCAGCCacgcagcagccccagcagaacagcagcagccagttcCTCCAGCAGCAGTTCCGACAGCTGATGCAGCCACATCGGATGCAGAGGCAGATGCAGGCTGCCACACTGCCATCTCAAAGCAGACAG GATCAAAGCCCTGGCATCGTTGCCAGGTTGCAGGAGCCGGGCTCCATCCCGAGCGGCGGCTCCGTGCCGGCAGCGGCCACGGTCAATGGGTACACGATGAGGAACCATCTCCTGAAGCAGCAGATCATGAAACGGCAGCTGATGCAG gaaaagcagagacaaAACATGCTGGGAGTAACATCTGAACAGAGGAGCTTGTTTGCAGCTCAGCAGATAAACCAGTTTCAAG CCGTGCagcagcccatccctgctgacTGCAACCAGGTGCTTCCCGCTCCTCCGCCCAACCACCGCATGCTGCCGTCAAACCCAGCCATGCTCcagagcaccctgggctctGGCATGGCCTCAGCGCCCGCCAGCCAGAGCAGCGGGACCATGGTGATGATGCCACACAACCCTGGCAAGCAGCAGGGGATTTTCCCACCTAATTCTGACTTTAACATCCCGCTGCGGCCCAGCCAGAACTCGCTAGGCATGACCTCGGGGTGCCAAACTGGTCACAGCCACTCCTCTGTGAGGCCGGGAATGCCCATGGGAGGCTTCAGTTCTGGCTCCTTAGCAAAtcactctgcagcacagcagcacctgaggCAGCCGAGCATGCCAAGAATCCCCAACGTCTACCCCAACTCATCAGCCCAGATGTGGACACCCACTACTGTGCCAAGAATGCCAAATCAAAGCCAAATGGATACCAGCATGCAGCAGTTTTCTGGGAACACGGTGTTCTCCAAACAGGGCGTGAGGCCGAGCACACCGGGGCAGGCGTTCTCCCAGCAGGCTGTGGTGCCGCCAAACCAGATCGCTCCTGGCATCCAGGTCAGGCAGATGCAGAAACTGAGCATGGGACAGTCTGGCCAGGGCTTGAGCTCAATGAGTAATCAGAACTTGAGACACAATTTAACCAGGGGACCGTTGCCAGCAATGAATGTTATGAAATCGTTGCCCCAAGGAGTGTCCAGTTTTAATcctgccccggggctgggccCGCCCAGCTACCCCTCCACGGGCCAGCCCGACGCCTTCAGCAGGATGAGCAGCgctgctgagctgccccagTACGACTttgtgtcccagcacagcaattCCATCATGCCTGCCAACTGCAGCGACACCGACTTCCTCGACTCCCTCAtgaagaacagcagcagcagcaacgaCGAGGAGTGGTTGAACAATCTGACAATGATAGATGACATTTTGGGACAGCATGCTCAAAGCTCTGGACACGTTTAG